The Thermoanaerobacterium sp. PSU-2 genome window below encodes:
- the rplC gene encoding 50S ribosomal protein L3 produces MKKAILGKKHGMTQIFVGNEMIPVTVVEAGPCVVVQKKTKENDGYDAIQVGFGDVKEKRLIKPLKGHFAKANVPFKKYLREFRLDDISSYEVGSEIKADIFSVGDRVDVIGTSKGKGFAGVVKRYNANRGPMAHGSKYHRRPGSMGASSDPSRTFKGKKLPGHMGNERVTIQNLEVVKVDPEKNLLLIKGSVPGVKGSLLMIRDTVKSK; encoded by the coding sequence ATGAAAAAGGCAATACTAGGCAAAAAACATGGAATGACACAGATATTTGTAGGAAACGAAATGATACCAGTTACAGTTGTAGAGGCAGGTCCATGTGTAGTCGTTCAAAAGAAGACTAAAGAAAATGATGGATATGATGCTATACAAGTTGGTTTCGGTGATGTAAAAGAAAAAAGATTGATAAAGCCTTTAAAGGGACATTTTGCAAAAGCAAATGTGCCGTTTAAAAAATATTTAAGAGAGTTTAGGCTAGATGATATATCATCTTATGAAGTTGGCAGTGAAATAAAAGCTGACATCTTTTCTGTTGGCGACAGAGTCGATGTGATTGGAACATCAAAGGGTAAAGGATTTGCAGGTGTAGTAAAAAGGTACAATGCCAACAGAGGACCTATGGCCCATGGTTCTAAATACCATAGAAGACCAGGTTCGATGGGAGCTAGTTCAGATCCTTCAAGGACATTTAAAGGCAAAAAACTGCCAGGTCATATGGGAAATGAAAGAGTTACAATTCAAAACTTAGAAGTAGTAAAAGTAGATCCTGAAAAGAATTTGCTGCTTATTAAAGGTTCAGTGCCAGGAGTCAAGGGTTCGCTCCTTATGATAAGAGACACTGTTAAGAGCAAATAA
- the rpsJ gene encoding 30S ribosomal protein S10, producing MMPKQKIRIRLKAFDHMVLDQSAEKIVETAKRTGAEVSGPIPLPTERDVITILRAPHKYKDSREQFETRTHKRLIDILSPTPKTVDALMRLDLPAGVDIEIKL from the coding sequence ATTATGCCCAAACAGAAAATTCGCATAAGATTAAAAGCTTTTGATCATATGGTGTTAGATCAATCTGCTGAAAAGATTGTTGAGACGGCAAAGAGGACAGGCGCAGAAGTGTCAGGACCTATACCACTTCCGACGGAAAGAGATGTAATCACGATACTAAGAGCGCCACATAAATACAAAGATTCGAGGGAACAGTTTGAGACAAGGACACACAAGAGGCTTATTGATATATTAAGCCCAACACCTAAGACTGTAGATGCATTAATGAGATTGGATTTACCAGCGGGTGTCGATATAGAGATAAAATTATAA